In one window of Juglans regia cultivar Chandler chromosome 3, Walnut 2.0, whole genome shotgun sequence DNA:
- the LOC118347967 gene encoding uncharacterized mitochondrial protein AtMg00810-like, with product MSAEIHALHDNSTWTLEPLPPGFYRSQADNSLFTRVTHTSITLILAYVDDILVTENDISQVKVFKRILFTHFKTKDLGSLKCFLGLKVAHSHKGIFLNQPKYAIDIFSDSDQLGARTASFLVKQHLKLNNQYGILLPNPCLYRRLIYLTITQPNIVYVVSILN from the exons ATGTCCGCTGAGATTCATGCATTACATGATAACTCCACTTGGACTCTCGAACCTCTTCCTCCTG gtttttATCGATCTCAGGCAGATAATTCTTTATTCACTCGTGTTACCCACACCAGCATCACTCTTATTCTTgcttatgttgatgacattttgGTTACTGAAAATGACATTTCTCAAGTCAAAGTTTTCAAGAGAATTCTCTTTactcatttcaaaacaaaagatctTGGCTCTCTGAAATGTTTTCTTGGACTCAAAGTTGCCCACTCTCACAAAGGCATCTTTCTCAATCAGCCCAAATATGCCATTGACATATTTTCTGACAGTGACCAACTTGGTGCTCGGACTGCCtcttttcttgttaaacaaCATTTGAAGCTCAATAATCAATATGGTATTCTCCTCCCTAATCCTTGCCTTTATCGTCGCCTTATCTATCTAACCATTACTCAACCTAACATTGTTTATGTAGTCAGCATTCTCAATTAG